The stretch of DNA ctccctctctccaccctctctctcccctctctccaagtGACTACATCATTAAGGAGAAGACAGTACTGCTGCAGAAGAAAGACAACGAGGGCTTTGGCTTTGTGCTCCGAGGAGCCAAAGGTGAGTACGCTCTCCTCCAAAATTCACCCTTaactcctccatctttctcacccctctctctgtctctactcctgcctgtccctctccctccctccctccccccccaccctctctcccacccccctggCCCGTTTTTCGTATTCTCCCCTTCGTCTCACCCGCCCTCTCGTCCCGGCTGCGCGCAGCTCAGACGCCTATAGAGGAGTTCACCCCCACGCCGGCGTTCCCCGCGTTGCAGTACCTGGAGTCTGTGGACGAGGGCGGCGTAGGATGGAGGGCAGGCCTGAGGATGGGGGATTTCCTCATCGAGGTACGGCCCTCTCCGGGGGATTGCAGTGTTTCGATCCTTTTAAATGGTTTTAGCATCTATGGTGTGTTCCTACAGTGCACTCCTGCACTCAAAGGGCTAGCAGTGATTAGGTTGGTCCCAGAAGGAATCAGATCTGAAACTTGAGGGGTGGGAGATAACTTGGTTGATAAACTGAGTATTGACTTGAGTCAATGCTTGGCATTGCAGTAGCTGATAAGCTCTCACGGTTGAGCTCCAGTTGTTTTTCACTCCctaggaatgtgtgtgtctgtgtgtctgtgggcctTGATAGAAATATGTAGCTCTTGCACAGTGTCCAGGCTACTTAGTATGAAACAGGAATAGTTTTGTGTCACATAAGgaattagttgtgtgtgtgtgtctcagctgaACAGCTGTGCTTTCCTCTCCTAGGTGAATGGCCAGAACGTGGTGAAGGTTGGCCACAGGCAGGTGGTCAACATGATCAGACAGGGGGGCAACAGCCTCATGGTCAAGGTGGTCATGGTTGCCCGCAACCCTGAGATGGAGGACACGGCTAGGAAGAAAGGTCAGATCCATTTAACCCGGTTGTGGAACTACTTATGTCCTACTTAGTTTGAAATGTTGGGAAATGCCATGTTTGTTCTAGTGTAGTTAACTACTGAATGTTGTTTTTCTTGTAACATAGTGATAaatggtaagtgtgtgtgtgtgtgttttttttggcaGCCCCCCAGCAAGCTAAGAGGCTGACCCCCCCTGCCATCGCCCTGCGCTCCAAATCGATGACTTCAGAGCTGGAAGACATGGGTAAGCCTGCAGCGGAGAGGGGGattaaaaagacagagagagagagagagagagagagagagagtgtaaaagtgagagaaaatgaatttgtgcacTCCAAGGTTCTGAACGGTTGCATACAAAGAAAAGGGAATTTCAATCGTTCATAAAATATGTATCGAGTTGATGTAGAGAGCCAGGTCATTATCTACAGTAGTATTGGTGGGATTTAATAGCTTAATTACTGACAGATGAATGAGTTGGCCTGTGTCATGGACGGCCCTTCTCCAGTGTCTATAGATCCCCCAAACCTCCGACAGTCCAGCGAGGCAATGAAAATGGTCCCATACTGAGCATTGTTACCAAGCCGGTTTGTGTGGTTTTGTGTATTGAGCAACAATGTCAactgcctcttctctctgttctgCTATCCCGTCGGACCCCCCACCAGTGGAGAAAGGTGCGACAGGCTTTTCCTTCTGTGATGTCATTGCCATTGTTGTcgtcctcaccaccaccaccaccaccgccgccctcctcatcaccctcatcatcaccccTGTCTACATTACTGTTGTCAAAGTACGCCCAGTATCTCATTATCATGGACTGGCTTTCGTGCAGATGGCTAGAGTTGTGGAaaacaaccttttttttctttctttctttgttttctctccctcaaaTGATGTATGCTCCAGCGGCCTCTCCATGGAAGAAGAAAGCAGGTGAATATCTCTCTTATCACATCCTGTcgtcagccctccagccctaaTTAAGAATCGCTCTCTGGTTTGATCCGTCAAATAATTCCATCTGCTTTACAGAGTACGAGACATCGCAGGTGCCAGATAAGAAGAGGACAGTCTATCAGATGGCGCTGAgtaagactccccccccccccccccccgctcccactCAGTCGGCCCCtcagctcccctcctccaccccagtcTGCTGCTACATAAAGAGGATGTTTGAACTGGTCGAAAATAAAACAGTGCTCCATCCATTTGGCGTACTTTTCGCCGCCCCGGGTAAtggactctctctttctctctcccccctctctccgtctaccactctctcccccctcccgccGTCCCCTCCAGATAAACTAGATGAGATCCTGGCAGCTGCTCAGCAGACAATCAGCACCTCTGATGGCCAGGGCCAGCGGGGTCACGGGGCCAAGAAAGACCGGAGCAAGAGCATCGTCCCTAACGAGGTGCCGCACCTCCCCCaggacacccctccatctcatccctctatcacatctcccccccccgtcGCACCTTTCCATCACACCCCTTTATCACATCGCTCATCCCGCCGGTACGATATCCCTCCGTTGCGTCACGCTCTGCCTCCGCGAGGCACTGTGCCTTCTGTTTGACCTCCCATACCAGAACACGTCATCTTGCTCCAGCAAACTGGTTCACTTTCACATCTGAGAAGAGATTGTTCATTTGCCGGAGTCGTTCATCTTTATACGGaccattccttgactctgatcACCAAAATACTGTTTGAACTATGCCCTTCTTatacttgatcttctgctgtaaaTCTGTATGCGCTATTTGTATGTCAAATAAAGCTTCAAAATCTTCTAAATGAatccaaatataaaatgtaatgtaaatcttctcccctcctctctctgtgttgtgttgctgtCTGGACCTGAAGCCCGCCTTCGACCAGTCGGCAGCCGGCATGATGGCGCCCGGTCCAGGGTTCGGTTATAACCACGCCCAGTTTCCGCCCGGCCATGGAACTCAGCACGGAGTGATGCTGCGGCAGAAATCAATCGGTACGGCTAACCTGGCTGATGCCACGTCCAGGAACAGTTGTAACAGTGAAAAGTAGCGTTCACATCtctgtgtcttgtttgtttgAGTGATGTCTGCTGCCTAATGCACCGGTTGATGTGAGGCAGGATGAATAATGAACCAAGTCAACAACACTGTCTGTTTGTGCTCAGGTgtgacagaagaggagaggcagtATCTTCACACGCCTGCTGTGAAACTGGCCCGGAGCCTGTCTGTCCCAGGACCCGAGGAAATCCCGCCTCCACCTAACACCTCCGCCCCGGAGCCGCCCCTGTCTGCCGGCCCCCACTCTGGCCGGAGAGGGGAGCCGGCCATGCCCCTACCCCCGACCTCCCAAGCCCACTACCAGCACCACTCCCAGGCCTGGGACAGAGGAGCCCCTGGGGGTACGAACCAGAATGTCATGGCCCCCACCCTCCGCAGGGGAGCCCCCGGCGCACACGCCTCGGAGCCTGAGGTGccgaggaggggcgggggcaaaatgggggggttgaggaggggCTACAGCAGCGCCACTCCGCCCACGAGCGCCGCGCCCAAAACGCAGGCCCCGCAGGCGCCGCATCACCCCCAGGCGGCGGCcagggagcggggaggagggggcgggggcgggggagggggcgggggcgggggaggtggaggagggggcgggcacGGTGGAGGGGCCAGGCGAGGCGGGAAGGGCGCCCTGATGAAGCAGTCCAAGGTGGAGGACGCGCAGAGGCACCACCGCGGCGGCCAGGGCGCCAAGGGCGCCACGTCCAAGGAGAAGAGCTCCATCCCCATTCCCACCATCATCGTCAAGGCCCCCTCCACCAGTAGCAGCGGCCGCAGCAGCCAGGGCAGCAGCATGGAGGCGGAGCCCCCGCCCGACCCCGAcgaccccgcctcccccccagcctccccggaCATCCCGGCCCCCGGGCAGCCCCTGCCCCTGGTCCCCAcgcagccccagccccctcctggctccgcccccctgcccccatccTCCACCAGCCCGTCCCTCCCCAGCCAGCACGACCTGGAGAGCCTGGACTTCACCACGCAGCTGGGGGCGGCGTTCGTGGGCGCGGCCCGGAGGGAccgggagaggctgagggacaTGAGGCGGAAGAGCGCCTCGTTCTTCCTGTCCTCCGAGGACGACgtccagggagaggggggaggcgagggaggaggcggggcgAGGACGCCCGTCTCCCTGGCGCATGGCTCCCAGATGGACGTCCCCGCCCCCCGCCTGCGCCCCTCCAAGTCCATCGACGAGGGCATGTTTTCCGCGGACAACTACGTCAACTACGCCAGCAGCATGCCGCCGGCCTTCGGCCTGCCCGAgtactcctcccccatcctgggCCAGGACGGCCAGCCCAGGTCGGCGCCCTCCAACTATGGCCAGCCGGccaccaccttcatccaccCGCTGACGGGGAAGGTTCTGGACCCGTCCTCGCCCCTGGGCCTGGCGCTGGCGGCCCGCGAGAGGGCCCTCAAGGACGACCGGCGCACCCGCCGCGAGGAGCGCCATTTCGGCCGGCAGATGTCGAGCGTGGGCTCGTTCAGCACCCCCGTCCAGACCCCGGCCCCCTCGCTGTTCCCCACCCCGACGCAGTCCGCCTACAactcccccgtctccctccatctcacctcccccaccgccacccccctgcccccctccctgagccGCCCGCAATCGCCACGGATACTGCgcctgggaggaggtggggggcccGGGGGCGGGGCCGAGAGGTTGGAGAGGGATAAGGAGGGCGGGGCCAGGGAGGGTCTCCGAGTTCGCTTTTCGGAGGACCGAACCAATCAGTACCAGTCCCAGTTTTACCAACAGAtacccagggagagagaggtgtacgaGAGCAGAGCGCCCGCTCAGCCTACGGGCCCTGCCCCTCAGCCCACCCCTCGCAGACCCTCCTTCCTGCAGATGGAGAGCAGCCCCAATGCCAACTATGTCCCCCAGTACACCCTCCCCGGAGCCCCGGCCCACGCCCACGAGcccagaggagaggcaggggtggcagggggggcagggggggcaggggggctgggcctcATGGTCCTgcctcccccggccccctccATAGACCAGGATGACGAGTTTGTCTTTGTGGACCCTTTGCCCCCTCCGATACAGTTTGCCAACGGCGGTTCAGAGAGGGGCCAGAGGGACCTCCAGAGGTACCCGCAGCAGCACCCACACCCGGCCCAACACTCCTCCTCAGTCCCACCCCCGGCTCCGCCCCTCCCCGCCATGAAAGGGACCACGGCCGGGGGCGTCCCCTCCAATgcgcccctgccctccccccaggccGGCGACTCGGccgcctccagcctcacctcctaCGACAGCGAGGTGGCCAACCTCACCCAGTctgccctctcaccctccctcccctcaccccagaTAttccccccgtcctcctccacctcctccagcaccaTCCAGCCTGCCCCCTCGCTCCACAGACCCCAGCCCATGTCCCACGCCCACCCCTACTTCAACCCCGGTAACCCTGTCATGCCCCTGGCCCAGGACCGGGGCGCcgccaccctcaccaccaccatgaCCTACGCAACCACCACAATGACCGCCACGGTCGCCGCGACAACCACCACCGCCGCCGCCGCGGCTTCGGACTACAGCGTACCCTCGGCAACCGTGAAGGCGGGCATGGGCGCGGGCGGCATGGCCGGAGACTATCACCACCAACCTCAAcctcaccctcaccaccctcaccctcaccacccccaccctcaccaccctcaccatcctcaccctcaccaccaccaccaccacccctccatgaTGGAGACTGGAGACTGGCAGGACGCCGTGGTGGATTCTGGGATCGAGGAGCTGGACAGCCACTGCAGCAGCGCCCACCCCCTGGACATCCTGGGcggagcgaggggaggaggaggaggaggaggaggaggaggaggaggaggaggaggaggaggaggaggaggaggaggaggaggagagggagagagagagagaggcgtggaGCACGTGGATCCCTACGTGAGCTATACGGGCGGGCAGACGTTCGAGGTGCACCACAACGCCAAGTCGGCCGGCCCCGCGTACCCAAAGACTCCCCCGCACAAGGAGAGCGCGGGAGGCGCGAGGGAGGGGGCCACGGCGGCGGTCCTCCGCAGGCAGAGCAgcaccaaccccccctccctccaccacccgcACAGGCCGCCCCCCCAGGAGGGCGAGCCCCGGACGGAGGCGGGCGGAGCGGCAGAGGAGAAGAAACGCAAGCCGAGCCGATCCAGAATGGAGGAGGGCTTCGGCTCCACCCTGGCCGCCTGCCTGGAGAGGCCGCAGGCCGCGGCCTGGGGGGAGGCGGCGGAGgcggagaggggcgggggggtcgccagggccggggccggggtgTCGCTGGAGGGGCGCAGGGGCCCCTCACCCCTCGCCGGCGTGAAGGCCAGCATCATCAATGAACTGAGCTCCAAGCTGCAGCAGATGGGCAACAAGAGCCTAGAGGAGTGGAGCAACAGTCCCAGGTTGCCCAGCACACAGAGGTAAGACCGCTGCTTCTAGATGCTTCTAGATGTGTTCTTTTACATGTCAGTCCTTTTTGCAGACTCATTCGTCCAAAGCAACGTGCAAAGAGTACACCTGGTTTATAGCTTTTATCTGTTCTTCTCAGTTGTAACCGTGTGGAACTGTGGAAACACTTCCCATCCTCTCTGCATGAGAACAGCTGgacgtgtttgttttttgtcGTCTGTTTCAGATTCTCTGCGGATTTCTCCGACGTGTTCCAGAGCCCCCCGACGACCCGCTCCACCTCGCCCctgcccacctcctccccccagcaccGCCAGCAGATCTTCCCCCCCAACCTCACCGCCACCCCCTCCGTCTCCccgtcctcccagcccccgctCCAGCCCACCTGGACGCGCTCGCCCTCCCCCCAGATGCCCACCTCCCCCATCCACTCCCACCCGCCGACCTCGCCCACCTACTCCCCGTACCCGACCTCGCCCAAGCACCGCTCCAAGTACCGCACCAAGACGTTCGACTTCAACCCCAGCCCGGAGATGCGCTCGTCCGTCACGCGGCGCcgcgcccccagccccctcatctACTCCAGCGAACACGCCGCACCGGCCCCCCCgcggccctcctccctccccatcctccccagcACCCCCATCTACAGCAACCCGTTCGACTTCCCGggccccctcactcccccctccccgggaCACCCGCTGGGAGACACCTAcaacccctccgcccctcccctcttcaaCCCGTCGGCCGCGGCCGCCCCGCTCAACCCCCTGCTGGGCGCCCGTTCCCTCTCGCCCACCCAGTTCCTGTCCGgagccacctccccctccatgcacctgccccccaccccaccctgcctcagctacccccacctcacccccccgccGCCGGCCAAGCCCTTCACCGTCAAGCCCCTGTCCTACTGGACCAAGTACGATGTGGCCGACTGGCTGGCCTACCTGAACCTGGGCGAGCACAGGGAGCGTTTCCTGGACAACGAGATTGACGGCTcccacctgccctccctcaccaaGGATGACTTCCTGGACCTGGGGGTGACGCGTGTGGGCCACCGCATGAACATCGAGAGAGCACTGAAGAAGCTGACggacaggtgagggaggagcggAGCGGGGGGGCAGACTCCTCCCCCAAGGCAGCAGGTCCGGCTGGATGGGGGGCGGGGCCGAGGAAGAGTGGATATGTGAGAAGGAAAGGACGGATGGAGAAGGAAAGACGGGTGTAGCTTTCCTTCGTTGCGCGCCAGCTGGGTCCATCCCCCTTCCCTTGGTAGAGTTTAGTCGCTAGATGTGATCTGATAAGttactccttctctttctttgccATCTCGATCTTTAGCGTTCCATCTTcaacctcatccttctctctttcttgctctctctccctctttctctctcctctctgtctcctctttctccctctttcactttctttccctcccccctctcccccccctctctctctctcccctctctatctctctctctctctcccctctctcccctctcactctcccctctctctctctctctctctctctcctctctctctctctctcccctctctctctctctcgctctctatttctccctctgtgtcttctCAACCATCTTCCCACTTACAGCAGTCTTTCtcattttctttcctctctcttcttattggatgtgctccctccctctttctccaggctcccctctcccccgcttGTCTCTAGCCCCTCCCCTGAGGCCCAGACTGACAGAGTGAGGGATGAGGTGACTCAAAGCTGAGAGAATGATAAGATAAGAAGAGATATAAAGAAGACGAGTGCGTGGACACAAGCCGTTTGTTTGTGGGATGAAGGATCATGATGGACAATCAAGCTGTCAGAGATTCAGTTTGTGTGATGGACAATtacttagattttttttttaccaatggTTGCACGTGTTGGTCAAAAGAGGGTACAAAAATGTAAGACTTGCGGTCTTATCTTATAGGGTTCAATTATCACACAGTACAACTACTGATGAAAAGGCTTTTAATTAACACAAACTGATACGTGCTCGCAAGCTATTCATCcatgcacacgtgcacacacacacactaacacgcgcacacacacatttgactgGACATTCTCACTCCATCTGCTGCTTGGCAGCACCAGGGAAAACTTGAAGGCAGAATTGTGAGTTTGAGAAGCTGCTGAAGCTCCTGTCCCAGGAAACAGGTCCTCTAGCGCCGCTGCTTCACAGCTAACCGTCAGGGCCCTGTGCGTAGAACCTCCCATCAGATCAGAAGCTGTGGGAGACTATTAGCCCATGGTGGGGTTACAGTCCTATAGACAGCTAGTCAGAGGAAGGCCCTTCATTAAAAAGTTCATGGTAAATAATTACAAAGTAAAGATGTTGATAAAAGTGTTTTGATACCTATAGTGTTATTTGCCCTAATCTCCCTAGTGATTTGCCAACAAGCTTTCTATGTCTTTTGCAAGAACAACAACACGTGCAGTGTACAGTAAAACCTACGTGTAAAAAAAACGGGACTCATAACGATTATTGTTCATTTGTTTTGTACCGAGTGCTGATTGCAATCATTCATTTGCAACGGGTCAGGGTAACGACATCAAGTCATTTAAATTGTGTTTGTAGGGACAATTTACGAATAATTCAAAAGTGTTGTGAATTGACATTTTACTATTATCAAGTCCACtgagaggggcgagggagagcagagaacagGTTTGCTATCATATCATGTTACAATGCAGATCGACTTTTCAAATGCGTTGTTGATGTTTACGAGCAAAGCACTGTCCAAGGCCATGGGGGCCCTctttgatgacatcacagtccATTGACTATTTTCTCACACAGGTGCAGCGATTGAAAAGGGCTTATaccgcttgtctgtctgtgtgtctgactcccCAGCCCATTccctttgtgagtgtgtggttgtgtgtcggtgtgtccgCTGGCCTTGTTACATATATCAAATCCCtatacctctctttctcactttctctctttaatGCCTTCTCTAGAACTCAAAGACAGATTTCTAACATTCAAACATCTTGTATCTCGAGATGTATGTTTCGCAACACTTGACAATCCTTACATTGCCCTTTTTCATGCTCTCTCCTCCAAACCTCTgatcagagagagaaaacacacacacagagacatgtacacacaaatacaggctTTGTAACACGTCTAGCTACCTTCAGTGAACTGTACTGTATGGGGACGGCTAAACTCTCTCGACTTCTACACGCATCCTTTATAGGTTTATGTAACGATGATGACGAGGATTGTGATAATAATAACAAAACATAGTATGATTTAACACAGATTATTATATTAAAGATTAAGTATTTAAACATTTCTAAAAATGACTGAATCTCCGTCTTCCAAATAGTGTGAAAATTATTTGAAGCtatctgtttgtgttttttggttGGGTTCTGGTTTCAGGTTAATGCTTTCTCTACTCCTCGCCTGTCTTCACAGGTGAGCCCAGAGGAACTCACCCCGTTCACAAGCGTTCCTGGGTAGACGTGCACTTTTCAATTTCCTAATCTCATGCCGAGACGCCCTTAATGTTGGGTTCACCACACGCTCAAGAAACTGCATATAGGAATGAATGTGCGGTTGTGTAGAAAGCATTACTGTCTCTATGATTTAAAAGAATATTTTAGGACTAgtaaaatatatacagtataatgaatatgatatatacagtatgagaaCTTGTATGCAGCAGAGATAAGAGGTATTTATGAAGTTTTGTTTTAAATAACAATACGATATACAGATAAAATATGATAGAGATATAAATAAGGTGTCAAAATAAATGCtgaataaataaaagtgtggccatgtctttcttttttcatttAAAAATACTTTCATCCTAATTGTTTTCATCAAATTTCTCAGTAGGATCTCATCCAGCCTGGTGTGTTCAGATGGAGTGGTTGGCCCCCTAGGGCTCTACAACAGATTGTCTACATGTACAGGATTATTCTAGACAAGCAAGATGAGGGCCTTTGATATGTTCAAACTTCTGTATCAATATGCTCTGAATTATGTTTGAGAGCTCACTCTAATAAAAGACAGGACGGCTttgatccgtgtgtgtgtgtgtgtgtgtgtgtgtgtgtgtgtgtgtgtgtgtgtgtgtgtgtgtgtgtgtgtgtgtgtgtgtgtgtgtgtgtgtgttgtgagtcaaAACACAGAGA from Osmerus eperlanus chromosome 12, fOsmEpe2.1, whole genome shotgun sequence encodes:
- the LOC134031665 gene encoding SH3 and multiple ankyrin repeat domains protein 1-like, giving the protein LSPLSPSDYIIKEKTVLLQKKDNEGFGFVLRGAKAQTPIEEFTPTPAFPALQYLESVDEGGVGWRAGLRMGDFLIEVNGQNVVKVGHRQVVNMIRQGGNSLMVKVVMVARNPEMEDTARKKAPQQAKRLTPPAIALRSKSMTSELEDMVEKAASPWKKKAEYETSQVPDKKRTVYQMALNKLDEILAAAQQTISTSDGQGQRGHGAKKDRSKSIVPNEPAFDQSAAGMMAPGPGFGYNHAQFPPGHGTQHGVMLRQKSIGVTEEERQYLHTPAVKLARSLSVPGPEEIPPPPNTSAPEPPLSAGPHSGRRGEPAMPLPPTSQAHYQHHSQAWDRGAPGGTNQNVMAPTLRRGAPGAHASEPEVPRRGGGKMGGLRRGYSSATPPTSAAPKTQAPQAPHHPQAAARERGGGGGGGGGGGGGGGGGGGGHGGGARRGGKGALMKQSKVEDAQRHHRGGQGAKGATSKEKSSIPIPTIIVKAPSTSSSGRSSQGSSMEAEPPPDPDDPASPPASPDIPAPGQPLPLVPTQPQPPPGSAPLPPSSTSPSLPSQHDLESLDFTTQLGAAFVGAARRDRERLRDMRRKSASFFLSSEDDVQGEGGGEGGGGARTPVSLAHGSQMDVPAPRLRPSKSIDEGMFSADNYVNYASSMPPAFGLPEYSSPILGQDGQPRSAPSNYGQPATTFIHPLTGKVLDPSSPLGLALAARERALKDDRRTRREERHFGRQMSSVGSFSTPVQTPAPSLFPTPTQSAYNSPVSLHLTSPTATPLPPSLSRPQSPRILRLGGGGGPGGGAERLERDKEGGAREGLRVRFSEDRTNQYQSQFYQQIPREREVYESRAPAQPTGPAPQPTPRRPSFLQMESSPNANYVPQYTLPGAPAHAHEPRGEAGVAGGAGGAGGLGLMVLPPPAPSIDQDDEFVFVDPLPPPIQFANGGSERGQRDLQRYPQQHPHPAQHSSSVPPPAPPLPAMKGTTAGGVPSNAPLPSPQAGDSAASSLTSYDSEVANLTQSALSPSLPSPQIFPPSSSTSSSTIQPAPSLHRPQPMSHAHPYFNPGNPVMPLAQDRGAATLTTTMTYATTTMTATVAATTTTAAAAASDYSVPSATVKAGMGAGGMAGDYHHQPQPHPHHPHPHHPHPHHPHHPHPHHHHHHPSMMETGDWQDAVVDSGIEELDSHCSSAHPLDILGGARGGGGGGGGGGGGGGGGGGGGGGGGEGERERGVEHVDPYVSYTGGQTFEVHHNAKSAGPAYPKTPPHKESAGGAREGATAAVLRRQSSTNPPSLHHPHRPPPQEGEPRTEAGGAAEEKKRKPSRSRMEEGFGSTLAACLERPQAAAWGEAAEAERGGGVARAGAGVSLEGRRGPSPLAGVKASIINELSSKLQQMGNKSLEEWSNSPRLPSTQRFSADFSDVFQSPPTTRSTSPLPTSSPQHRQQIFPPNLTATPSVSPSSQPPLQPTWTRSPSPQMPTSPIHSHPPTSPTYSPYPTSPKHRSKYRTKTFDFNPSPEMRSSVTRRRAPSPLIYSSEHAAPAPPRPSSLPILPSTPIYSNPFDFPGPLTPPSPGHPLGDTYNPSAPPLFNPSAAAAPLNPLLGARSLSPTQFLSGATSPSMHLPPTPPCLSYPHLTPPPPAKPFTVKPLSYWTKYDVADWLAYLNLGEHRERFLDNEIDGSHLPSLTKDDFLDLGVTRVGHRMNIERALKKLTDRLPSPPLVSSPSPEAQTDRVRDEVTQS